The following proteins come from a genomic window of Ferrovibrio sp. MS7:
- a CDS encoding alkyl/aryl-sulfatase, with amino-acid sequence MRKAAFCVAVLSLVGLGHDLLAQPQQAERPKPASEQTLQRNKAMAAGLPFSDQRDFEEAKRGFIAALENTEIPGKTAAVAFSRKSYDFIDASAAAPDTVNPSLWRQAQLNNLHGLFEVKPGIYQVRGYDIANMTFVETPNGYIVIDTLLIAEAAKAGLELLYKHRPKKPILAVVYTHPHIDHFGGVRGLIDEADVKAGKVRVIAPLHFMEHAVSENVLLGTAMTRRAEYQFGIALARGPQGQVDTGLGKSVSAGGTYSLIAPTDLIERTGQTLTIDGVQMEFQMTPETEAPAEMNILFPDLRALCLAENVTGTMHNLYTLRGALVRDGRAWAYYIDEAMRLFQGRADVAFASHHWPRWGEARIADVMEKTRDLYKFIHDQSVRLANQGQTPAEIAENIKLPKALEQSWHNRGYYGTLKHNAKAVYQRYLGWYDGHPARLDPLPPEQGARHYVEFMGGGAALLKKAEDFYARGEYRFVAEVLTHLVFAEPQNMAARNLQADALEQLGYQAESGVWRNLYLLGAQELRNGLAKLPQGSTASPDIIASLGTDLMFDFLAVRIDPEKVEGKDISVNWRFTDTDEQFHMFLKNSVLNHRKGVQAADANATVSMTRATWNRIALRDLSLPVALLTGDVKLSGNPLAFLDLMRQIEPPGERFNIVTP; translated from the coding sequence ATGCGCAAGGCAGCATTCTGTGTTGCGGTGCTGAGTCTGGTCGGTCTTGGTCATGATCTGCTGGCACAGCCGCAACAAGCGGAACGCCCGAAGCCGGCCAGCGAGCAGACGCTGCAGCGTAACAAGGCGATGGCAGCAGGCTTGCCGTTCTCCGACCAGCGCGATTTCGAGGAAGCCAAGCGTGGTTTCATCGCCGCGCTGGAAAATACCGAGATCCCGGGCAAGACCGCAGCGGTCGCCTTCTCGCGCAAATCCTATGATTTCATCGATGCCAGCGCGGCGGCACCGGATACGGTCAATCCCTCGCTATGGCGCCAGGCGCAACTCAACAATCTGCATGGCCTGTTCGAGGTCAAGCCCGGCATCTATCAGGTGCGCGGCTACGATATCGCCAACATGACGTTTGTCGAAACGCCGAACGGCTATATCGTGATCGACACGCTGCTGATCGCGGAAGCTGCCAAGGCCGGGCTTGAACTGCTCTACAAGCACCGGCCGAAAAAGCCGATCCTGGCGGTGGTCTACACCCACCCGCATATCGATCATTTCGGCGGCGTGCGCGGCCTGATCGACGAGGCGGATGTGAAGGCCGGCAAGGTGCGGGTGATCGCGCCGCTGCATTTCATGGAACATGCGGTGAGCGAGAATGTGCTGCTCGGCACCGCGATGACGCGGCGTGCCGAATACCAGTTCGGCATCGCGCTGGCGCGTGGGCCGCAGGGCCAGGTCGATACCGGCCTGGGCAAATCGGTTTCCGCCGGCGGCACCTACAGCCTGATCGCACCCACCGACCTGATCGAGCGCACCGGCCAGACGCTGACCATCGATGGCGTGCAAATGGAATTCCAGATGACGCCGGAAACCGAGGCGCCGGCCGAAATGAACATCCTGTTCCCGGATCTGCGCGCGCTCTGCCTGGCGGAAAATGTCACCGGCACGATGCATAATCTCTACACCCTGCGCGGCGCCCTGGTGCGCGACGGCCGCGCCTGGGCCTATTACATCGACGAGGCGATGCGGCTGTTCCAGGGCCGCGCCGATGTTGCCTTCGCCAGCCATCACTGGCCGCGCTGGGGCGAGGCACGCATTGCGGATGTGATGGAAAAGACCCGCGACCTCTACAAATTCATCCATGACCAGTCGGTGCGGCTGGCCAACCAGGGCCAAACCCCGGCGGAAATCGCGGAAAACATCAAGCTGCCCAAGGCGCTGGAGCAATCCTGGCATAACCGGGGCTATTACGGCACGCTGAAGCACAATGCCAAGGCGGTGTATCAGCGCTATCTCGGCTGGTATGACGGCCACCCGGCCCGTCTCGATCCGCTGCCGCCGGAGCAGGGCGCCAGGCATTACGTCGAATTCATGGGTGGTGGCGCCGCCTTGCTCAAGAAGGCCGAGGATTTCTATGCGCGCGGCGAATACCGCTTCGTGGCGGAAGTGCTGACCCACCTGGTTTTCGCCGAGCCACAGAACATGGCGGCGCGCAACCTGCAGGCCGATGCCCTGGAACAGCTTGGCTATCAGGCCGAATCCGGCGTGTGGCGCAATCTCTACCTGCTCGGCGCCCAGGAATTGCGCAACGGCCTGGCCAAGCTGCCCCAGGGCAGCACCGCCAGCCCGGATATCATCGCCTCGCTCGGCACCGATCTGATGTTCGATTTCCTCGCCGTGCGCATCGACCCGGAGAAGGTGGAGGGCAAGGACATTTCGGTCAACTGGCGCTTCACCGATACCGATGAGCAATTCCACATGTTCCTCAAGAACAGCGTGCTCAATCACCGCAAGGGCGTGCAGGCAGCGGATGCCAATGCCACCGTGAGCATGACCCGCGCCACTTGGAACCGCATCGCCTTGCGCGATCTCAGCCTGCCAGTGGCTTTGCTTACCGGCGATGTAAAACTGTCGGGCAATCCGCTCGCCTTCCTCGACCTGATGCGCCAGATCGAGCCACCGGGCGAGCGTTTCAATATCGTGACGCCGTAA
- a CDS encoding TetR/AcrR family transcriptional regulator — MAAKPKRAAPRQKDPKRALLAAATRLFARRGFSGVSVRDIALAAKVNHGLVHRHFGSKEGLLRAVMQHQADTLAQAAGQGIARGAAHGSLTEAVFAAAVQGDAYWRILARQLLDGADPRELQSDFPTLRRIIEHRVAGGQKRNEAALDVVVLAAAGLGFLVFEPFLRAAAGFEKQPRSMLPRAFARRLGALAERRA; from the coding sequence ATGGCGGCGAAACCGAAGCGCGCCGCACCGCGCCAGAAGGACCCGAAGCGGGCGCTGCTGGCGGCGGCGACAAGGCTGTTCGCCCGGCGCGGCTTCAGCGGCGTATCGGTGCGCGATATTGCGCTGGCGGCCAAGGTCAACCATGGCCTGGTGCATCGCCATTTCGGCAGCAAGGAAGGCCTGCTGCGCGCCGTGATGCAGCACCAGGCCGATACCCTGGCGCAGGCCGCTGGCCAGGGCATTGCGCGCGGTGCGGCCCATGGCAGCCTCACCGAGGCCGTGTTCGCGGCGGCTGTGCAGGGCGATGCCTATTGGCGAATCCTGGCGCGGCAATTGCTGGATGGGGCCGATCCGCGCGAATTGCAGAGCGATTTTCCCACGCTGCGCCGCATCATCGAACACCGTGTCGCTGGCGGCCAGAAGCGCAACGAAGCGGCGCTGGACGTGGTGGTGCTGGCGGCAGCCGGCCTCGGCTTCCTGGTATTCGAACCCTTCCTGCGTGCCGCCGCCGGCTTCGAGAAACAGCCGCGCAGCATGCTGCCGCGCGCCTTCGCCCGCCGTCTCGGGGCCCTGGCGGAGCGCCGCGCCTGA
- a CDS encoding MAPEG family protein translates to MPHTFAITPIYGGLLGLLLVALTFAVIRLRGKFKVGIGDGGHPALARACRAHANFIEYVPLVLILLAMLEYRGIPAWALHGLGGGLLAGRLLHAWGLMGSEKTSFGRAVGIVLTIACLLITSIWLLVISL, encoded by the coding sequence ATGCCACATACTTTCGCCATCACGCCGATCTATGGCGGCCTGCTCGGCCTGTTGCTGGTAGCCCTCACCTTCGCGGTGATCCGGCTGCGCGGGAAATTCAAGGTCGGCATCGGCGATGGCGGCCATCCGGCGCTGGCGCGGGCCTGCCGGGCCCATGCCAATTTCATCGAATATGTGCCGCTGGTGCTGATCCTGCTGGCGATGCTGGAATATCGCGGCATTCCGGCCTGGGCGCTGCATGGCCTGGGCGGTGGCCTGCTGGCGGGCCGGCTGCTGCATGCCTGGGGCCTGATGGGCAGCGAGAAAACCTCGTTCGGTCGCGCCGTGGGCATCGTGCTCACCATCGCCTGCCTGCTGATCACCAGCATCTGGCTGCTGGTGATCAGCCTCTGA
- a CDS encoding methyl-accepting chemotaxis protein, which produces MVASLLAIDAVDDLRRRASKLFVIWLWLHVPLLGLLGWFNSTGVIVHTVLAALLAIAATLLAARDPLAPATRYVVATAFVGMVSLLVNAAAGPWQIDVHMYYFAAFAILTAYCDWRVVLLAATLTAVHHLGLNLLLPSAVFPGGGNILRVLLHAVIVVVECSVLIWLCMVLDGLFSRSQAALDEAQNNLAERNRMEEEAARTRERFATQQAEREAKFEAAIGQVVAAAAEGDLAQRVETAQLDGMIGRFGTALNRLLTRTDEVMNAVTAMTAALAKGDLRHRIDGKFGGRFGTIVEDLNATGGVLRDFAQRLAHSAEAVRSAAAEISEGSQDLAQRTESQAASIEETAASMHEITATVKQNADNAQAANQLSQAARDTAEVGGSVVNEAVAAVTQIEESARKISDIVGLIDEIAFQTNLLALNASVEAARAGEAGKGFAVVAQEVRALAQRSANASKDIKALINASNAQVKTGATLVNQTGARLGEIVSAIKKVSDIVAEIAAASREQATGLEQVNTAVGGMDEMTQRNGALVEQTNASAQQLSGQANELSQLVGFFQVSR; this is translated from the coding sequence ATGGTCGCTTCCCTTCTTGCTATTGATGCCGTGGATGACCTGCGCCGCCGCGCCAGCAAGCTTTTCGTGATCTGGCTGTGGCTGCATGTGCCGCTGCTGGGGCTGCTTGGCTGGTTCAACAGTACCGGCGTGATCGTGCATACCGTGCTGGCCGCCTTGCTGGCAATAGCGGCGACGCTGCTTGCAGCCCGCGATCCGCTGGCGCCGGCCACGCGCTACGTGGTTGCCACCGCCTTCGTCGGCATGGTGTCGCTGCTGGTCAATGCCGCCGCGGGGCCGTGGCAGATCGACGTGCATATGTATTACTTCGCCGCCTTCGCCATCCTCACCGCCTATTGCGACTGGCGCGTGGTGCTGCTGGCCGCCACGCTCACTGCCGTGCATCACCTGGGTCTCAACCTGCTGCTGCCAAGCGCGGTGTTTCCCGGCGGCGGCAATATCCTGCGCGTGCTGCTGCATGCCGTGATCGTGGTGGTGGAATGCAGCGTGCTGATCTGGCTGTGCATGGTGCTGGATGGCCTGTTCAGCCGCAGCCAGGCAGCTTTGGATGAAGCCCAGAACAATCTCGCCGAACGCAACCGCATGGAGGAGGAGGCTGCCCGCACGCGTGAGCGTTTTGCCACGCAGCAGGCCGAGCGCGAAGCAAAGTTCGAAGCCGCCATCGGTCAGGTAGTGGCCGCCGCCGCCGAGGGCGATCTGGCGCAGCGCGTCGAGACGGCACAGCTTGATGGCATGATCGGGCGTTTCGGCACGGCGCTTAACCGCCTGCTGACACGCACCGACGAGGTGATGAATGCAGTAACAGCCATGACTGCCGCCCTGGCCAAGGGCGATCTGAGGCACCGCATCGACGGCAAGTTCGGCGGCCGCTTTGGCACTATCGTAGAGGACCTGAATGCCACCGGCGGCGTGTTGCGCGATTTCGCCCAGCGCCTGGCGCATAGCGCCGAAGCGGTGCGCAGCGCCGCCGCCGAGATTTCGGAAGGCAGCCAGGACCTGGCGCAGCGCACAGAATCACAAGCCGCCAGCATCGAGGAGACGGCGGCGAGCATGCATGAGATCACCGCCACGGTGAAGCAGAATGCCGACAACGCACAGGCCGCCAACCAGCTCAGCCAGGCGGCGCGCGATACGGCGGAAGTTGGCGGCAGCGTGGTGAATGAGGCCGTGGCGGCGGTGACGCAGATCGAGGAAAGCGCGCGCAAGATTTCCGACATTGTTGGCCTGATCGACGAGATCGCGTTCCAGACCAACCTGCTGGCCCTGAATGCCAGCGTAGAAGCGGCCCGTGCCGGCGAAGCCGGCAAGGGCTTCGCTGTGGTGGCGCAGGAAGTGCGTGCGCTCGCCCAGCGTTCCGCCAATGCCTCGAAGGACATCAAGGCGCTGATCAACGCCTCCAACGCCCAGGTGAAAACCGGCGCCACGTTGGTCAATCAGACCGGCGCCCGGCTTGGCGAGATCGTGTCGGCAATCAAGAAGGTGTCGGATATCGTCGCCGAGATCGCCGCTGCCAGCCGCGAGCAGGCAACGGGTCTTGAGCAAGTCAATACCGCCGTCGGCGGCATGGACGAGATGACACAGCGCAACGGTGCGCTGGTCGAGCAGACCAACGCCTCCGCGCAGCAGCTATCGGGCCAGGCCAACGAGCTGTCACAGCTCGTCGGCTTCTTCCAGGTCAGTCGCTGA
- a CDS encoding GreA/GreB family elongation factor has translation MMNFLNPLPPITIGDEDYNRLLPLAEALEGVQPALGGMLLDELERAQLQPQAQLGRQVAAMHRPLLFGYGDQRQAQSGMLVYPAEADIALGRISIATPVGAALIGLAEGQSIAWRGADGEERRLTLHKVLG, from the coding sequence ATGATGAACTTCCTCAATCCGCTGCCGCCGATCACCATTGGCGATGAAGACTATAACCGCCTGCTGCCGCTGGCCGAGGCATTGGAAGGCGTGCAGCCGGCACTCGGCGGCATGCTGCTGGATGAGCTGGAGCGCGCCCAGTTGCAGCCGCAGGCGCAGCTTGGCCGCCAGGTAGCTGCCATGCACCGGCCGCTGCTGTTCGGCTATGGCGACCAGCGCCAGGCGCAGAGCGGCATGCTGGTCTATCCGGCGGAAGCCGATATTGCGCTCGGCCGCATCAGCATCGCCACGCCAGTCGGCGCGGCCCTGATCGGCCTTGCCGAAGGCCAGAGCATCGCCTGGCGCGGCGCAGACGGCGAGGAACGCCGCCTGACGCTGCACAAGGTGCTGGGCTAA
- the scpA gene encoding methylmalonyl-CoA mutase, which produces MGDNTITFPEAWAKLAARELGDKPVTDLIWDTPEGIKVKPLYTAADLEGLEIAQLPGVEPFTRGVRATMYTNRPWTIRQYAGFSTAEESNAFYRKNLAAGQQGVSVAFDLATHRGYDSDHPRVVGDVGKAGVAIDSVEDTKILFDGIPLDKMSVSMTMNGAVLPVLACYIVAAEEQGVPAEKLSGTIQNDILKEFMVRNTYIYPPAPSMRIIADIIGYTAKNMPKFNSISISGYHMQEAGATAVQELAFTLADGLEYVRTAINAGMNVDEFAGRLSFFFAIGMNFFMEVAKLRAARLLWHRIMKEFKPKKSGSLMLRTHCQTSGVSLTEQDPYNNVVRTAIEALAAVLGGTQSLHTNALDEAIALPTEFSARIARNTQLIIQEETGITQVVDPLAGSYYVEALTHSLAEHAWALIQEVEGMGGMTKAVESGMPKLRIEEAAARRQARIDKGEEVVVGVNKYRPAKDEKPETMEVDNTRVRESQVARLKTIRNTRDKIAAERAIQELEDGARGNANLLDLCVKAARARVTVGEMSDAMERVFTRHQAVVRSISGVYGAAYEGDAGFMKIQQDIEAFAAEEGRRPRILVVKLGQDGHDRGAKVIATAFADLGFDVDVGPLFQTPEEAAKDAIDNDVHVIGVSSQAAGHKTLVPQLIKALQDQGAGDILVVTGGVIPPQDYDFLRAAGVAAIFGPGTNIPAAAAEIIGLIRAQARGQAAE; this is translated from the coding sequence ATGGGCGACAATACGATCACTTTTCCGGAAGCCTGGGCCAAGCTGGCGGCGCGCGAACTCGGCGACAAGCCGGTAACGGACCTGATCTGGGACACGCCGGAAGGCATCAAGGTCAAGCCGCTCTACACCGCCGCCGACCTGGAAGGGCTCGAGATTGCCCAGCTTCCCGGCGTCGAGCCGTTCACCCGCGGCGTGCGCGCCACCATGTATACCAACCGGCCCTGGACGATCCGCCAGTATGCGGGTTTTTCCACGGCGGAAGAATCCAATGCCTTCTACCGCAAGAATCTCGCCGCCGGGCAGCAGGGCGTCAGCGTCGCCTTCGACCTCGCCACCCATCGCGGCTATGACTCCGACCATCCGCGCGTGGTCGGCGATGTCGGCAAGGCCGGCGTTGCCATCGACAGCGTGGAAGACACCAAGATCCTGTTCGACGGTATCCCGCTAGACAAGATGAGCGTGTCGATGACCATGAATGGCGCCGTGCTGCCGGTGCTGGCCTGCTACATCGTCGCCGCCGAGGAACAGGGCGTGCCGGCGGAGAAGCTCTCCGGCACAATCCAGAACGACATCCTCAAGGAGTTCATGGTCCGCAACACGTATATCTATCCGCCGGCGCCGAGCATGCGGATCATCGCGGACATCATCGGCTACACCGCCAAGAACATGCCGAAGTTCAACTCGATCTCGATTTCCGGCTACCACATGCAGGAAGCCGGCGCCACGGCGGTGCAGGAACTCGCCTTCACGCTCGCCGATGGCCTGGAATACGTGCGCACCGCGATCAATGCCGGCATGAACGTGGATGAATTCGCCGGGCGCTTGAGCTTCTTCTTCGCCATCGGCATGAACTTCTTCATGGAAGTGGCCAAGCTGCGCGCCGCGCGCCTGCTGTGGCATCGCATCATGAAGGAATTCAAGCCGAAGAAATCCGGCAGCCTGATGCTGCGTACCCATTGCCAGACCTCGGGCGTCTCGCTCACCGAGCAGGACCCCTACAACAACGTGGTGCGTACTGCCATCGAGGCGCTGGCCGCCGTGCTCGGCGGCACCCAGTCGCTGCATACCAATGCGCTGGATGAAGCCATCGCGCTGCCGACCGAATTCTCCGCCCGCATCGCCCGCAACACCCAGCTCATCATCCAGGAAGAGACCGGCATCACCCAGGTGGTGGATCCGCTCGCCGGCTCCTACTACGTCGAGGCGCTGACCCATTCTCTCGCCGAACATGCCTGGGCGCTGATCCAGGAAGTGGAAGGCATGGGCGGCATGACCAAGGCGGTGGAAAGCGGCATGCCGAAGCTGCGCATCGAGGAAGCCGCGGCGCGGCGCCAGGCGCGCATCGACAAGGGCGAGGAAGTCGTCGTCGGTGTCAACAAGTACCGCCCGGCCAAGGACGAGAAGCCGGAAACCATGGAAGTCGACAATACCCGCGTGCGCGAATCCCAGGTCGCCCGGCTCAAGACCATCCGCAACACCCGCGACAAGATCGCGGCTGAGCGCGCCATACAAGAGTTGGAAGACGGCGCGCGCGGCAATGCCAACCTGCTCGACCTCTGTGTGAAGGCGGCCCGCGCCCGTGTCACCGTCGGCGAGATGTCGGATGCCATGGAGCGCGTGTTCACGCGGCATCAGGCGGTGGTGCGCTCGATCTCCGGCGTCTATGGCGCCGCCTATGAGGGGGATGCCGGCTTCATGAAGATCCAGCAGGACATCGAGGCCTTCGCCGCAGAGGAAGGCCGCCGCCCGCGTATCCTGGTGGTCAAGCTCGGCCAGGATGGCCATGACCGCGGCGCCAAGGTGATCGCCACGGCGTTTGCCGATCTCGGCTTCGACGTCGATGTCGGGCCGCTGTTTCAGACGCCGGAAGAAGCCGCCAAGGATGCCATCGACAACGACGTGCATGTCATCGGCGTGTCGAGCCAGGCCGCCGGCCACAAGACGCTGGTGCCGCAATTGATCAAGGCGCTGCAGGACCAGGGCGCGGGCGATATTCTCGTCGTCACTGGCGGCGTCATCCCGCCGCAGGATTATGATTTCCTGCGCGCGGCCGGTGTTGCAGCGATTTTCGGTCCCGGCACCAATATCCCGGCCGCGGCCGCCGAAATCATCGGCCTGATCCGCGCCCAGGCGCGCGGCCAGGCGGCGGAATAA
- a CDS encoding winged helix-turn-helix domain-containing protein, giving the protein MPTKKAPASPVKLRIVLDEEAFLGPGKADLLQGIAETGSIAAAGRRLGMSYKRAWLLAETLNGYFQEPLVTAATGGKAGGGATLTTLGQDVLVRYRRMVAASEAACAEDVAALNKLRGRKLRGKSAK; this is encoded by the coding sequence ATGCCGACCAAGAAAGCCCCTGCTTCCCCGGTGAAGCTGCGCATCGTGCTGGACGAGGAAGCCTTCCTCGGGCCGGGCAAGGCCGACCTGCTGCAGGGCATCGCCGAGACCGGGTCGATCGCCGCTGCCGGGCGGCGGCTGGGCATGAGCTACAAGCGCGCCTGGCTCCTGGCCGAGACGCTCAACGGCTATTTCCAAGAACCGCTGGTGACAGCCGCGACCGGCGGCAAGGCGGGCGGCGGCGCGACGCTGACCACGCTGGGCCAGGATGTGCTGGTGCGCTACCGCCGCATGGTGGCGGCGAGCGAAGCCGCCTGCGCCGAGGATGTTGCCGCCCTGAACAAGCTGCGTGGGCGCAAGCTGCGCGGCAAATCGGCGAAATAA
- the modA gene encoding molybdate ABC transporter substrate-binding protein has translation MMRFLAALLLSLGLLLNTSFLAKQARAQDLLVFAAASLKNALDEINQGQAGVKVSYAASSALARQVEAGAPADVFIAADLDWMDYLQQRNLVRNATRTNLLGNRLALIAPADSKAAITLGSNANLAALLGPDGRLAMGDVNAVPAGKYGKAALEALSIWPQVASRVAQAENVRAALALVARGEAPLGIVYRTDAASEPKVRVVTDFPENTHPPIIYPAAVLAGSKHDAAAAYLARLRTSQAAAIFAKHGFAVLPADAKIN, from the coding sequence ATGATGCGCTTTCTTGCCGCCCTGCTACTCAGTCTTGGTCTGCTGCTGAATACCTCATTTCTCGCTAAGCAGGCCCGCGCCCAGGACCTGCTGGTTTTCGCCGCCGCCTCGCTGAAGAATGCGCTGGACGAGATCAACCAGGGTCAGGCGGGCGTGAAGGTCTCCTACGCCGCGTCCTCGGCGCTGGCCCGCCAGGTGGAAGCCGGCGCGCCGGCGGATGTGTTCATTGCCGCCGATCTCGACTGGATGGATTACCTGCAGCAGCGCAATCTGGTGCGCAACGCCACGCGCACCAACCTGCTCGGCAACCGCCTCGCGCTGATCGCGCCGGCCGACAGCAAGGCGGCGATCACGCTGGGCAGCAATGCCAATCTGGCCGCACTGCTCGGGCCCGATGGCCGCTTGGCCATGGGCGACGTGAACGCGGTGCCGGCCGGCAAATATGGCAAGGCGGCGCTGGAAGCCCTGAGTATCTGGCCACAGGTGGCAAGCCGCGTGGCACAGGCCGAGAATGTGCGCGCCGCCCTGGCCCTGGTGGCGCGCGGCGAGGCGCCGCTCGGCATCGTTTACCGCACCGACGCCGCGAGCGAGCCGAAGGTGCGCGTGGTGACCGACTTCCCGGAAAATACCCATCCGCCGATCATCTATCCCGCCGCCGTATTGGCCGGCAGCAAGCATGACGCCGCCGCCGCCTATCTCGCCCGGCTGCGCACCAGCCAGGCAGCGGCGATTTTCGCCAAGCATGGTTTCGCGGTACTGCCGGCGGATGCCAAGATCAACTAG
- the modB gene encoding molybdate ABC transporter permease subunit: MTLTPEETTALLLSLKVAGTATLLSMPFGLFFAWLLARRDFPGKALLDAVIHLPLILPPVVTGYLLLLLFGRRGLIGAWLAENLGIVFAFRWTGAALACAVMGFPLMVRAMRLSLEAVDQKLEQAAGTLGANAALVFITVTLPLMLPGLLAGVVLSFARALGEFGATITFVSNIPGETQTLPTALYSFTQVPGGDGPALRLTLISIALAVVSLIASEILSRRATRLVSGQ, from the coding sequence GTGACACTCACACCGGAAGAAACCACTGCGCTGCTGTTGAGTCTCAAGGTGGCGGGCACCGCCACCTTGCTCAGCATGCCGTTCGGGCTGTTCTTCGCCTGGCTGCTGGCGCGGCGCGACTTTCCCGGCAAGGCATTGCTGGATGCGGTGATCCACCTGCCGCTGATCCTGCCGCCTGTCGTCACCGGCTATCTTCTTCTGCTGCTGTTTGGCCGCCGCGGCCTGATCGGCGCCTGGCTGGCGGAAAATCTCGGCATCGTGTTTGCCTTCCGCTGGACCGGCGCGGCACTGGCCTGCGCCGTGATGGGCTTTCCGCTGATGGTGCGCGCCATGCGGCTGTCATTGGAAGCTGTTGACCAGAAGCTTGAGCAGGCGGCCGGCACGCTCGGCGCCAATGCCGCCCTGGTGTTTATCACCGTCACCCTGCCGCTGATGCTGCCGGGCCTGCTGGCTGGCGTGGTGTTAAGTTTCGCCCGCGCGCTGGGCGAGTTCGGCGCCACGATCACTTTTGTTTCCAACATTCCGGGCGAAACCCAGACCTTGCCCACCGCGCTCTACAGCTTCACCCAGGTACCCGGCGGCGACGGCCCGGCTTTGCGCCTGACTCTGATTTCCATTGCGCTGGCGGTGGTGTCGTTGATCGCCAGCGAGATCCTGTCGCGCCGCGCCACTCGGCTGGTGAGCGGCCAATGA
- the modC gene encoding molybdenum ABC transporter ATP-binding protein, with the protein MSLDVDIRHSQGDFTLAARFQCGPGVTALFGRSGAGKTTLVNLIAGLIKPREGRIAVAGRVLVDTREGIFLPPHKRRIGYVFQDARLLPHLDVTRNLLYGRWLADGFFGMRRDGFEHTVALLGLEHLLTRRPGTLSGGEKQRVAIGRALLTRPALLLLDEPLASLDAARKEEILPYLERLRDELRIPIVHVSHALPEVTRLATNVVLLSQGRVEAVGSMAELAARLDLYPITGRYEAGAVLACCIAAHDAAHGLTQLTSPAGALWVPQLELAIGASVNIRIRARDVTLFLEPPQGSSALNILRGCVREIVRREGAAVDVKLDCSLEPGKAGADVIARITRLSAERLNLAPGQVLYAAIKTVAMDRRGITGLGPPAA; encoded by the coding sequence GTGAGCCTGGACGTCGATATCCGCCACAGCCAGGGCGACTTCACGCTCGCCGCGCGCTTTCAATGCGGCCCCGGCGTCACGGCGCTGTTCGGTCGCTCCGGCGCCGGCAAGACCACCCTGGTCAACCTGATCGCCGGCTTGATCAAACCGCGCGAGGGCCGCATCGCCGTTGCTGGCCGCGTGCTGGTGGATACGCGCGAAGGCATCTTCCTGCCGCCGCATAAGCGCCGCATCGGCTATGTGTTCCAGGATGCACGGTTGCTGCCGCATCTGGATGTGACGCGCAACCTGCTTTATGGCCGCTGGCTGGCCGATGGATTCTTCGGGATGCGCCGGGATGGCTTCGAGCATACGGTTGCTTTGCTCGGGCTTGAACATTTACTGACGCGCCGCCCGGGCACGCTGTCGGGTGGCGAGAAACAGCGTGTCGCCATCGGTCGCGCCTTGCTGACACGGCCCGCCCTGCTGCTGCTGGACGAGCCGCTGGCTTCGCTTGATGCAGCACGCAAGGAAGAAATCCTGCCCTACCTGGAACGGCTGCGCGATGAATTACGTATCCCCATCGTGCATGTCAGCCACGCGCTGCCGGAAGTGACGCGGCTCGCCACCAATGTGGTGCTGCTCTCCCAGGGCCGCGTCGAGGCGGTGGGCAGCATGGCTGAACTGGCCGCGCGGCTCGATCTCTATCCGATCACCGGGCGCTACGAAGCCGGCGCGGTGCTGGCCTGCTGCATTGCCGCGCATGATGCGGCCCATGGCCTGACGCAACTGACAAGCCCGGCCGGGGCGCTCTGGGTGCCGCAGCTTGAGCTGGCCATCGGCGCCAGCGTGAATATCCGCATCCGTGCCCGCGACGTGACGCTGTTCCTGGAGCCGCCGCAGGGTTCGAGCGCGCTGAACATCCTGCGCGGGTGCGTGCGCGAAATCGTGCGGCGCGAAGGCGCGGCGGTAGATGTGAAGCTGGATTGCAGCCTGGAACCGGGCAAGGCGGGTGCGGATGTGATCGCGCGCATCACCCGGCTTTCCGCCGAGCGGCTGAACCTGGCGCCGGGCCAGGTGCTGTATGCGGCGATCAAGACCGTGGCAATGGACCGCCGTGGCATCACCGGCCTGGGGCCGCCTGCCGCATAG
- a CDS encoding PaaI family thioesterase, producing MAAAPLIDASLEAWKVTAARRLIETVPFHLWAGLTLLELSPGLCRLSFPASGDVLVVGGYVHGGILNGLLEPAAYGALITGLNESDHAVTVDIHVQHLRSIQQGAEVELTGRVVRRARALAFLEAEARVDGLLHTQARITKAISRS from the coding sequence ATGGCCGCCGCGCCGCTGATTGATGCCTCGCTGGAGGCCTGGAAAGTCACCGCCGCGCGCCGGCTGATCGAGACCGTGCCATTCCACCTCTGGGCAGGGTTAACCCTGTTGGAACTGTCGCCTGGGCTGTGCCGGCTCAGCTTTCCCGCCAGCGGCGATGTCCTTGTTGTCGGCGGCTACGTGCATGGCGGGATCCTGAACGGTCTGCTGGAGCCTGCCGCCTATGGCGCGCTGATTACCGGGCTCAATGAGAGCGACCATGCCGTCACCGTGGATATCCATGTGCAGCATCTGCGCTCGATCCAGCAGGGCGCCGAGGTGGAACTGACCGGCAGGGTCGTCCGCCGCGCCCGCGCGCTCGCCTTCCTGGAAGCCGAGGCCCGCGTCGATGGCCTGCTGCATACCCAGGCCCGCATTACCAAAGCCATATCGCGGTCATGA